One window from the genome of Pyrobaculum ferrireducens encodes:
- a CDS encoding nucleotidyltransferase domain-containing protein, with the protein MSREFIELLRRRAEERRRIVENLEEYLRRVRDAARELDPDARVYLFGSYARGTPRPDSDVDILIVSDAYGGEARRAVEMILHITERVGGAGVFELHVATREEFENWHRRLIDTYKEIF; encoded by the coding sequence ATGTCTAGAGAGTTTATAGAATTGTTGAGACGCCGGGCGGAGGAGAGGAGGCGCATTGTGGAGAATCTCGAGGAGTACCTCAGGAGGGTTAGAGACGCGGCGAGGGAGCTGGACCCAGACGCCAGGGTCTATCTATTTGGTAGCTATGCCCGGGGGACGCCGAGGCCCGACAGCGATGTTGACATACTTATCGTGTCCGATGCCTACGGCGGGGAGGCGAGGCGCGCCGTGGAGATGATTCTACACATAACCGAAAGAGTTGGGGGCGCGGGGGTGTTTGAGCTCCACGTCGCGACTCGGGAGGAGTTCGAAAACTGGCACCGCCGCCTCATAGACACCTACAAAGAGATATTTTAG
- a CDS encoding HEPN domain-containing protein: MDVLKERALQFYEEAKFAVERGFCELALFNAEQTLHLLYKRVGDFPKTHFLRGLADRLVEIYGDRCGLVHLFTKWRYVLALLEYAYISSRYLPFRARRGDCEEALKFAEEALAVFKCLESL; this comes from the coding sequence GTGGATGTGTTGAAAGAACGCGCCTTGCAGTTTTATGAAGAGGCTAAGTTCGCCGTTGAAAGGGGGTTCTGTGAATTAGCCTTATTTAATGCAGAACAGACACTCCACCTATTGTATAAGAGGGTGGGGGACTTCCCAAAGACTCATTTTCTGCGTGGCTTGGCTGATAGGTTAGTGGAGATCTATGGAGATAGGTGCGGCCTTGTCCATCTTTTCACTAAGTGGAGGTATGTGTTAGCTCTGCTGGAGTATGCCTATATCTCCTCGCGTTATCTTCCTTTTAGAGCTAGGAGGGGGGACTGCGAGGAGGCGTTGAAATTTGCAGAGGAAGCGCTGGCTGTTTTCAAATGTCTAGAGAGTTTATAG
- a CDS encoding helix-turn-helix domain-containing protein, which yields MEFRGEYYLVLEALAKGGKTAEEVARSVDMPLHDVEAVLNTLMAHGLVEARERGLILKKTAYYLTERGWEVLYKWRREVKERLEKAAHLRKAGEVQRADEVLAPVEPILPALLAMGILDLWLYSAALGEGYPAITDEAVEEGAEAGGESGWESWGADEEF from the coding sequence GTGGAGTTTAGGGGCGAGTACTACCTCGTGCTTGAGGCTCTGGCCAAGGGCGGCAAGACGGCGGAGGAGGTGGCTAGGTCTGTGGATATGCCTCTACACGACGTGGAGGCGGTGCTCAACACCCTAATGGCCCACGGCCTCGTGGAGGCCCGGGAGAGGGGACTCATTCTGAAGAAGACTGCCTACTACCTCACCGAGAGGGGTTGGGAGGTGTTGTACAAGTGGCGGAGGGAGGTCAAGGAGCGGCTTGAAAAAGCCGCACATCTGAGAAAGGCCGGCGAAGTTCAGCGAGCCGATGAGGTGCTGGCCCCCGTCGAGCCGATACTCCCGGCCCTCCTGGCCATGGGCATTCTAGACCTCTGGCTTTACAGCGCCGCCCTGGGGGAGGGATATCCGGCGATTACGGACGAGGCTGTGGAGGAGGGCGCCGAAGCGGGCGGAGAATCTGGATGGGAGTCCTGGGGGGCAGATGAGGAGTTTTAG
- a CDS encoding EamA family transporter — protein MSAAGRAYVEVVAAAALWSTLGVAAQYGRDYIWLAFLRSLVAAVISITVAGWPTRRGLVPGLLLGGLFTVYPLAALLAGVGPAAYLLYTAPLWTTTSLVAFGERPTPRGAAGVALVLAAVVLMIYASARGELSPVGLAAGLASSALYGLYIAAARLMARRGYGADASYGAMPYTLVVTTPALLASLHATAAPPAPQTALAGLYMGVLGTVVPYRLFSSAVSKIEGSRASVIASVEPVLAALWDFLLFGRIPGFMTAAAYILISTAAVVAAKK, from the coding sequence TTGAGCGCCGCCGGCAGGGCCTATGTCGAGGTGGTAGCTGCGGCGGCTCTGTGGTCCACCCTGGGCGTAGCCGCCCAATACGGCAGAGACTACATCTGGCTGGCTTTTTTGCGGTCTCTCGTAGCCGCCGTTATCTCCATAACGGTAGCTGGCTGGCCGACTCGGCGCGGCTTGGTGCCCGGCTTGCTTCTTGGAGGGCTCTTCACGGTTTACCCCCTCGCCGCTCTCCTGGCCGGCGTTGGTCCGGCGGCGTATCTTCTCTACACTGCCCCCCTCTGGACGACCACCTCCCTTGTGGCATTCGGAGAGAGGCCGACTCCGCGGGGCGCGGCTGGAGTGGCGCTGGTCCTCGCCGCAGTTGTGTTGATGATCTACGCATCTGCACGGGGTGAGCTCTCCCCGGTGGGCCTAGCCGCGGGGCTCGCCTCCAGCGCCTTGTACGGCCTCTACATTGCGGCGGCCCGCCTCATGGCTAGGAGGGGCTATGGAGCGGACGCCTCGTACGGCGCCATGCCCTACACGCTGGTCGTCACAACCCCGGCTCTGCTGGCGTCTCTCCACGCCACGGCAGCGCCGCCTGCCCCCCAGACGGCCCTGGCGGGGCTCTACATGGGTGTGCTGGGCACAGTGGTGCCCTACCGCCTATTCTCCTCCGCAGTCTCGAAGATAGAGGGATCTAGGGCCTCAGTAATCGCGTCGGTGGAGCCCGTGCTCGCCGCGTTGTGGGACTTCCTTCTGTTTGGACGTATTCCCGGCTTTATGACGGCGGCGGCATATATCCTCATCTCGACGGCCGCGGTGGTGGCGGCAAAGAAGTGA
- a CDS encoding MqnA/MqnD/SBP family protein has protein sequence MLKVAHSPDADDAYMFYGIATGAVKMPMPFVEFLSDIETLNRLALEELLDVSAVSTHALAYICDRYYVMSVGASMGEGYGPVVVTAKEGGEIKYVAVPGRYTTAALLTKLALPHVKTVEIPFDKIIDAVRAGVVDAGVLIHEGQITYQRLGLKKVIDLGEWWREETGLPTPLGLDVVRKALGLQTAKAVAEALSQSIKYADENRVEALRYAQKFSRGLTLEETARFVDMYVNAYTRDMGQRGREAVEELLIRAHKAGHVPACHPEYI, from the coding sequence ATGCTGAAGGTGGCCCACTCCCCAGACGCAGACGACGCCTATATGTTCTACGGCATTGCGACAGGCGCGGTGAAGATGCCCATGCCATTCGTAGAGTTTCTAAGCGACATCGAGACTCTCAACAGACTGGCTCTTGAGGAGTTGCTCGACGTGAGCGCCGTCAGCACACACGCCCTAGCCTACATCTGCGACAGGTACTACGTCATGTCGGTAGGCGCCTCCATGGGAGAGGGATACGGCCCCGTAGTCGTTACAGCGAAAGAGGGGGGCGAGATTAAGTACGTAGCGGTGCCGGGGCGCTACACCACCGCCGCCCTGCTCACAAAACTGGCGCTCCCCCACGTAAAGACTGTGGAAATACCCTTCGACAAGATAATAGACGCCGTAAGGGCAGGGGTCGTAGACGCGGGGGTCCTCATACACGAGGGACAGATAACCTACCAGCGCCTGGGGTTGAAGAAGGTAATTGACCTTGGCGAGTGGTGGAGGGAGGAGACCGGCCTTCCCACCCCCCTGGGGCTTGACGTGGTCAGAAAGGCACTGGGGCTCCAGACAGCGAAGGCCGTGGCTGAAGCCTTGTCCCAGTCTATTAAATATGCAGACGAAAACCGCGTTGAGGCGTTGAGATACGCACAGAAGTTCTCGCGGGGCCTCACTCTAGAAGAAACGGCGCGTTTCGTGGACATGTATGTAAATGCGTATACCCGCGACATGGGTCAGAGAGGCAGAGAGGCAGTGGAGGAGCTACTCATACGTGCACACAAGGCGGGACACGTCCCGGCATGTCATCCAGAATACATTTAA
- a CDS encoding PD-(D/E)XK nuclease family protein, with product MSLDWGRLEEVVERAVRRARSEELREMADAVRALAEYMKTGFQETNKRIEELGKTVAELAKRVEEHGRRLDELTKAVAELKVAMGSLGRRWGRDLERTVLEIYRDALEKRGVEPGRVEKFVYTDVDGRYLKPGARIEVDVYIHDGRTYLLEVKSHAELEDVEWFAQKAGAVEKILGRKADRLIIVAVNIDKEALERAAQLGIDAVYGAVIE from the coding sequence GTGAGTCTCGACTGGGGTAGGCTTGAGGAGGTTGTGGAGAGGGCTGTTAGGAGGGCTAGGTCTGAGGAGCTTAGGGAAATGGCCGACGCCGTAAGGGCCCTAGCCGAGTACATGAAAACCGGCTTCCAAGAGACAAACAAAAGAATAGAAGAGCTAGGCAAGACAGTAGCAGAGCTAGCCAAGAGAGTTGAGGAACACGGCAGGCGGCTTGACGAGTTGACCAAGGCTGTGGCTGAGCTTAAGGTGGCTATGGGCTCCCTTGGCCGTAGGTGGGGCCGGGATTTGGAGCGTACTGTTCTCGAAATTTACCGCGACGCTCTTGAGAAGAGGGGGGTTGAGCCCGGCCGTGTGGAAAAATTCGTCTACACCGACGTAGACGGCCGCTATCTGAAGCCGGGGGCGAGGATCGAGGTCGACGTCTATATCCACGACGGGAGGACTTATCTCTTGGAGGTGAAGTCGCATGCAGAGCTTGAAGACGTTGAGTGGTTCGCCCAAAAGGCCGGGGCGGTGGAGAAGATACTCGGCAGAAAGGCAGACCGCCTCATAATCGTGGCGGTGAATATAGACAAAGAGGCGCTGGAGAGGGCGGCGCAACTGGGAATAGACGCGGTGTACGGCGCCGTTATTGAATAA
- a CDS encoding tRNA(Met) cytidine acetyltransferase TmcA encodes MIFDIVKGEIEKARAARHRRLLVLVGSDDRRLAEAVGEALRGFEAAGGGGTGLYMFQPEFADANKRMNYVRDVLGGTGLEVEFRPYKDTPRLLGTTYDFAVLDLVNDLKPNDVGRLGGVVRGGGLYVLMVPPLEVWRRYVTKFQSTLLVPQFTPSDIRHRLKERFWRSLYTHRGIIVYDVDRGELLKSSGIEEVEPYEPKKPAPPEKAVLPLKIYKLAATHDQVEVLKLFEIFYQRPKRKQVLVVIADRGRGKSAALGLGLAGIGHKLRKAKARVQIVVSAMEYGNLETLLEFALRGLEALGYKPGVEKEGGEIRAIKARGIFIDVVTPYMLLKRENADIVAIDEAAAVPLPVLYAVHRKFDKLVFATTIHGYEGAGRGFSIRFLKYLRESKDTDVHLYEMEEPIRYGRGDPVEEWLFDTFLLNAEPAKVAPEDLEYVKRREVVYLKEEDIMKSEELFRQFFGIYVQAHYRNEPDDLGMLLDAPHHTARALALPNGKVVVSVELAYEGGLDDLSIDQALRGLKLPGNIIPDRFLKYWRLPEFAKLKGWRIVRIATHPELQDMGLGTIMLQKIEEEARELGMDYVGVGFGVYDRLLKFWVRNGYVPIHLSPERNPSSGEYSVLLVKPLNDMAEAFVKYANVEFRRRLIHSLMGPYADLLPTEVQLLLEDWGWDVDGAPALSKNQLDRLVAYAYGPMTYENVTDAVYMLATQYFYSSKKRRPTLPDAAVRILISKVLQARPWKEAAEAAGVRRGDLMLILREVVKVLLFYYYGGEFEVPLFVVGTVKGKD; translated from the coding sequence GTGATTTTTGATATTGTTAAGGGTGAGATTGAGAAAGCGCGAGCGGCGAGGCATAGAAGGCTTTTAGTGCTTGTAGGCTCTGACGATAGGAGGCTGGCGGAGGCCGTGGGAGAGGCGCTGAGGGGCTTTGAGGCGGCTGGCGGCGGGGGCACTGGGCTCTACATGTTCCAGCCGGAGTTCGCCGACGCAAATAAGCGGATGAACTACGTTAGAGACGTGCTGGGGGGGACGGGTCTGGAGGTGGAGTTCAGGCCATATAAAGACACGCCGAGGCTCCTCGGGACGACTTACGACTTCGCAGTCCTGGACTTGGTAAACGACTTGAAGCCTAATGACGTGGGGAGGCTGGGCGGCGTGGTTAGAGGCGGGGGGTTGTACGTGCTAATGGTGCCGCCGCTTGAGGTGTGGCGGAGGTACGTCACCAAGTTCCAATCCACCTTGCTGGTGCCGCAGTTTACCCCCAGCGACATTAGACACAGATTAAAGGAGAGGTTCTGGCGGAGCCTCTACACCCACAGAGGAATAATAGTATACGACGTAGATCGCGGGGAGTTGCTTAAATCATCGGGCATAGAGGAGGTGGAGCCGTATGAACCTAAGAAGCCGGCGCCGCCCGAGAAGGCCGTCCTCCCTCTTAAGATCTACAAACTCGCCGCCACCCACGACCAGGTAGAGGTCTTGAAGCTCTTTGAGATTTTCTACCAGAGGCCTAAGAGGAAGCAGGTACTCGTAGTAATTGCCGACAGGGGGAGGGGCAAGAGCGCCGCGCTGGGGCTGGGGCTGGCCGGCATTGGCCACAAGCTGAGGAAGGCCAAGGCCAGGGTGCAGATCGTGGTTAGCGCCATGGAGTACGGCAACTTGGAGACGCTTCTAGAATTCGCGCTGAGGGGGCTGGAGGCCCTAGGCTACAAGCCCGGCGTTGAGAAGGAGGGGGGCGAGATACGGGCCATCAAGGCTAGAGGCATCTTCATCGACGTGGTGACGCCATACATGTTGCTCAAGCGGGAAAATGCCGATATAGTTGCCATCGACGAGGCCGCGGCGGTGCCCCTCCCCGTGCTGTACGCCGTGCATAGGAAATTCGACAAGCTGGTGTTCGCCACGACGATACACGGCTACGAAGGGGCGGGGCGCGGCTTCTCTATAAGGTTTTTGAAGTATCTAAGAGAGTCTAAAGACACCGACGTACACCTCTACGAAATGGAGGAGCCGATTAGGTACGGCAGGGGGGATCCCGTCGAGGAGTGGCTTTTCGACACCTTCCTCCTAAACGCCGAGCCCGCCAAGGTGGCGCCAGAAGATCTTGAGTACGTCAAGAGGAGGGAGGTGGTGTACCTAAAGGAGGAGGACATCATGAAGAGCGAGGAGCTTTTTAGACAGTTCTTCGGCATATACGTCCAGGCCCACTACCGCAACGAGCCCGACGACCTCGGGATGTTGCTAGATGCCCCCCACCACACCGCCCGCGCCCTCGCCCTCCCAAACGGGAAAGTCGTGGTGTCGGTAGAGCTGGCCTACGAGGGCGGGCTCGACGACCTTTCGATAGACCAGGCGCTGAGGGGGCTGAAGCTACCTGGCAATATTATACCTGATAGATTTCTCAAGTATTGGCGCCTCCCCGAATTCGCAAAGCTTAAGGGGTGGCGCATAGTGAGAATCGCCACACACCCAGAGCTACAGGACATGGGGCTCGGCACAATCATGTTGCAGAAGATCGAGGAGGAGGCTAGGGAGCTGGGCATGGACTACGTCGGCGTGGGCTTCGGCGTGTACGACCGGCTCTTGAAGTTCTGGGTGCGGAACGGCTACGTGCCGATTCACCTCTCCCCGGAGCGCAATCCCTCCTCAGGGGAGTACAGCGTCTTGCTTGTAAAGCCGCTGAACGATATGGCCGAGGCTTTTGTAAAGTACGCCAATGTGGAGTTTAGGCGCCGCCTCATTCACTCGCTCATGGGGCCCTACGCCGATCTCCTGCCCACAGAAGTTCAGTTACTTCTAGAGGACTGGGGATGGGACGTGGACGGGGCGCCCGCCTTATCTAAAAACCAGCTTGACAGACTCGTTGCCTATGCCTACGGCCCCATGACGTATGAAAATGTCACCGACGCCGTATATATGCTAGCCACGCAGTACTTCTACTCGTCGAAGAAGAGGAGGCCGACCCTCCCGGACGCCGCCGTGCGCATATTAATTAGCAAAGTGCTCCAGGCAAGGCCTTGGAAGGAGGCCGCCGAGGCCGCGGGAGTGAGGAGGGGAGATCTGATGCTTATTTTGAGAGAAGTGGTTAAAGTCCTGCTGTTTTACTACTACGGCGGCGAGTTTGAAGTACCCCTATTCGTCGTCGGCACGGTGAAGGGCAAGGACTAG
- a CDS encoding DMT family transporter, which yields MDVAGLAAVFTAAVIWALVIFLYKRHMESLDAAVVNFSRLFYVSALMWPVLILAKPSAGVWAAVASGVLTLFIGDSVYFYAIHRVGGSVAAPITYTYVVIAQYFALLLGERVTPMLIVSSLLVVLGVGLLARGGEARVNVAGVASAAAAAFMWSLGMTAVKLAAVQGVHPTAVAYLRALSACLFMALYLAARGRLRVVKSPLFAAASLLDLGLGSALFAFSVERVGLALSTILVSVSPLITQLYAKFTGIEPLSPRQMAGALAIFLAIAVAMGSPS from the coding sequence ATGGACGTCGCGGGACTGGCCGCCGTCTTCACGGCGGCGGTCATCTGGGCTCTTGTGATCTTCCTATACAAGAGACATATGGAGTCTCTAGACGCCGCTGTGGTGAACTTCTCCCGCCTGTTTTACGTCTCGGCTCTTATGTGGCCTGTCCTGATACTTGCGAAGCCATCGGCCGGCGTGTGGGCGGCGGTGGCGAGCGGCGTCTTGACGTTGTTCATAGGCGATAGTGTATACTTCTATGCAATACACAGAGTGGGCGGCTCGGTGGCGGCTCCCATCACATATACCTACGTGGTGATAGCTCAGTACTTCGCCCTACTCCTGGGGGAGAGGGTTACCCCCATGTTAATAGTGTCCTCTCTGCTGGTGGTGCTTGGGGTCGGGTTGCTGGCCAGGGGAGGCGAGGCTAGGGTTAACGTTGCCGGTGTCGCCTCAGCCGCGGCGGCGGCGTTTATGTGGTCTCTTGGGATGACAGCCGTAAAGCTTGCCGCCGTGCAGGGCGTGCACCCCACCGCAGTTGCCTATCTCAGAGCGCTGTCCGCCTGTCTATTCATGGCGCTTTACCTCGCGGCGAGGGGGAGGCTGAGGGTTGTCAAGTCGCCGCTTTTCGCCGCGGCGTCTCTCCTGGACCTCGGCCTCGGCTCGGCGCTGTTCGCCTTCTCAGTAGAGAGGGTTGGCTTAGCCCTCTCCACAATACTTGTCTCCGTGTCGCCCCTCATTACCCAGCTCTACGCGAAATTCACCGGGATAGAGCCGCTGAGCCCGAGACAGATGGCCGGCGCCCTGGCTATATTCCTAGCAATTGCAGTGGCGATGGGCTCCCCGTCCTAG
- a CDS encoding translation initiation factor IF-2 subunit beta: MDSEYVALLDRAYKLVAPKAQRRAEIPKIEVENMPRKTIILNFGQIAKRLNRDVYFIAKFFQKELAVPGTLEGDVFTLHGEKSPKVVEAVYERFIRYYVVCPVCNSIDTELRREGRIFVMRCLACGASTPVKPL, translated from the coding sequence ATGGATAGCGAGTATGTCGCTCTTCTAGATCGGGCGTACAAGCTGGTGGCGCCTAAGGCACAGCGCAGGGCGGAGATACCGAAGATCGAGGTGGAGAACATGCCCCGGAAGACGATAATCCTCAACTTTGGGCAGATTGCTAAGAGGCTCAACAGGGATGTGTACTTTATTGCTAAGTTTTTCCAGAAGGAGCTCGCGGTGCCGGGGACTCTAGAGGGGGACGTCTTTACGCTTCACGGCGAGAAGTCTCCCAAGGTTGTGGAGGCCGTGTACGAGCGTTTTATTAGGTACTACGTGGTGTGTCCAGTATGCAACTCCATAGATACAGAGCTGAGGAGGGAGGGGAGGATATTCGTAATGAGGTGTCTCGCCTGCGGCGCCTCTACCCCCGTTAAGCCGCTCTAA
- a CDS encoding Zn-ribbon domain-containing OB-fold protein has product MRLRFTLSVNKLEKFVEGLQQGKLLYTQCRKCGAKYFPPQIDCPRCKASDVEWREVSGVGELITWTVINVKPGSFSHHKDYIVGIVKMPDGFNITAWVDTDPKILKPGMKMRLVVDRRPGENYITYWFKPA; this is encoded by the coding sequence ATGAGACTTAGATTTACGCTTTCGGTGAATAAGCTAGAGAAATTTGTAGAGGGGCTTCAACAGGGCAAGTTGTTATACACACAGTGTAGGAAATGCGGCGCTAAGTACTTCCCGCCGCAGATAGACTGTCCAAGGTGTAAGGCGTCTGATGTGGAGTGGCGTGAGGTTAGTGGAGTGGGAGAGTTAATTACATGGACTGTGATTAACGTAAAGCCGGGTAGCTTCTCTCACCATAAAGACTACATTGTTGGTATTGTCAAGATGCCGGATGGATTTAATATAACTGCGTGGGTAGATACCGATCCCAAAATCCTGAAGCCCGGCATGAAGATGAGGCTAGTGGTGGATAGGAGGCCGGGGGAGAACTACATTACATATTGGTTCAAGCCGGCGTAG
- a CDS encoding acyl-CoA dehydrogenase family protein — protein MVFPFDTVEDYSIVLTPEHEMFRKAVRDFLEREVAPRAMQIEETDEVPRDLLKKIAEQGFFGIGIPEKYGGQGGDHRMAVIMSEEFCKVLPGLSVYFGTNELFLTPIMLFGSEEQRQKYVPPIARGEKFGAFAVTEPCCGSDVAGIQTKAEKKGERWVINGRKAFISSSDVADYFIVLARTYPPPDKKVRYLGLTFFVVERDTPGFKVEQCYHKMGLHGNHACELVLENVEVPDENRVGEEGMGFLYAMETFDRTRIGVAAQAVGMAQAAFERAFQYVHQRQAFGVPVAYFQAIQFSLVEMMAKIFTARLLTYLAAKLADEDRREFTFVASLAKFYATEVAEEVISEAINLHGGVGVIRETGVERFLRSVKITQIYEGANNIQKLVAYRQLIRLLKEKGQIPDEVAKIVT, from the coding sequence AAGCCGTGAGGGATTTTCTGGAGAGGGAAGTCGCCCCCCGCGCTATGCAGATAGAGGAGACGGACGAGGTTCCTAGAGACCTCCTTAAAAAAATAGCGGAGCAGGGCTTCTTCGGGATAGGCATACCTGAGAAATACGGTGGGCAGGGCGGCGACCACAGAATGGCGGTTATAATGAGCGAGGAGTTCTGCAAAGTCCTTCCGGGGCTGAGCGTCTACTTCGGCACCAACGAGCTCTTCCTTACCCCAATAATGCTGTTCGGCTCCGAGGAGCAGAGGCAGAAATACGTCCCGCCCATCGCCCGGGGGGAGAAGTTCGGGGCCTTCGCCGTCACGGAGCCTTGTTGCGGCTCGGACGTGGCTGGCATACAGACAAAGGCCGAGAAGAAGGGAGAAAGGTGGGTTATAAACGGCCGTAAGGCCTTCATCAGTAGCTCCGACGTGGCGGACTACTTCATAGTGCTGGCCCGCACCTACCCGCCACCAGACAAGAAGGTCAGGTACCTAGGCCTCACCTTCTTCGTCGTGGAGAGGGACACCCCCGGCTTCAAGGTGGAGCAGTGCTACCACAAGATGGGCTTGCACGGCAACCACGCCTGTGAGCTGGTGCTTGAAAACGTGGAGGTGCCCGATGAGAATAGGGTGGGGGAGGAGGGGATGGGCTTCCTCTACGCAATGGAGACCTTCGACAGGACGAGGATAGGCGTCGCCGCCCAGGCTGTGGGCATGGCCCAGGCCGCCTTTGAGAGGGCGTTCCAGTACGTACACCAGAGGCAGGCCTTCGGAGTTCCCGTCGCCTATTTCCAAGCCATCCAGTTCAGCCTGGTGGAGATGATGGCTAAGATCTTCACGGCGAGGCTCTTGACCTACCTCGCGGCTAAGCTGGCCGACGAGGACAGGCGGGAGTTCACCTTCGTGGCGTCTCTAGCTAAGTTCTACGCCACAGAGGTGGCTGAGGAGGTGATTTCCGAGGCCATCAACCTCCACGGCGGCGTGGGGGTAATTAGGGAGACCGGCGTCGAGAGGTTTTTGAGAAGCGTCAAGATTACCCAGATATACGAGGGAGCTAACAACATCCAGAAGCTGGTGGCTTACCGCCAGCTAATTAGATTACTGAAGGAAAAGGGGCAGATACCTGACGAAGTAGCCAAAATAGTTACCTAA